The DNA region ATGGGCTTAGTATTGTTGTGGTTTAGATTATTGTGAAGtattttaggttttattttaccTGATACAATATagcatttgttttgttgttttaagaCTTATCAAAAAGGCAAACTCGAATAAAATGAAATTGTATATGAAATCAGAACACCATCATTACTTGATTTGTAGATTGACTAGTGAATTTATATGTCTTGGTGTTGTAACGGAACAGTAGATGTTTTACTTGAAATCGTTTTAGGGGTCCAACGTGAACTCCAATCagaaaatgtacaaatacaCCCCTAATAATTATAGTGGCCTTTTTACCTATGAAATTCATATgctagataatttatttttatgacaCAAGAGTTACTATTGTGTGGCATAGTAAGTAATCGATGTAGAAATTGATGTCGTCTAAAGATATTTTTGTTGTCGGAATCAAATGAAGATCATTTTATAGTAACTTATAAAGTATTGAAGCCGTCGTAgtgtaatttataattaattaagatGTGAGTATTACTCTCAACGGATTTTGCTCAGCCCGGAGCTTGGCCGCGGTCCAGGCTATCTAGATGGCTGTGCTATGTAATTTTACGATTGATAAATATACCACCAATGTTGGCTGTAATATCTAACGCCAAGTAAATGTATCTTGTAAGCTTTTTGGACGTAAAAATCTCTAAATTGCATGTCTATCTGCATTTTATCTTCTTGATTAAAGAAAAATGCGACCTtgaagttttgtttttatttatacccaAAACTAAAATCCATTGATTGGGTCCGAGACAAATTCGTGTTTCGAATTTTAcatatagatggcgctgtatgaCTGCGATAACCGATAACGCTGGTAGACAAAAGTTGATGTAACAAACAATACGGCTACTACAAGTGTAAAAAGGCCCAAAAAGAAAAACACTCTTGTTGCctcgtacagcgccatctacttcagctgtCGAACTCGTGCACCCAGCACCCACTTCACATCTCCGAGGTGAGTTTCAAGTTTAAATGTACTGGGACAGTGACAAGTCCGATGTCTACCAAATCAagctaagtaaaaaaaaaacacggtcacAGTCGGTGAGCGCGATTCAGGATTTAGATATTTCACGGATCAAGCGTGTAACTCGTACACCGAACTATTTCAGCACGAGTCTGGAGATCATCATTGTCCCAAGATAAATCTAATCTATTCAGGGTTTCAATACTATACCAAGCTAAACAAATCCGAGTTGAACTCGCCGAGTTCATTACTATCCCCAAAAAATCTTGATAACACCAATTAGCACTAGGATTTTGATTACAaagaacagcgccatctagcgttaGATTTGTCTACAAGTCATTATCACaagaaaaatcttaatagcgcgaTTTAGAATTTTGGCCACacggtacagcgccatctaacgTGTTATTCATGTACTAAGCAAAATCCGCTGGAGTTGAGAGTATTAGGCATTACAGAAAACATCTTAATCGCGTGATTCAGgacttacatacaatatttatttgttactaTTAtagtaatagtttttatttttgtaatagtTCAACTAGTTAATACTATACTATGAACTAAACTATGTTTAACCTCTTGTCTGTGTATGATAAGGAATctgtcgtttttagggttccgtacccaaagggtaaaacgggaccctattactaagacttcgctgtccgtccgtccgtccgtctgtcaccaggctgtatctcacgaaccgtgatagctagacagttgaaattttcacagatgatgtatttctgttgccgctataacaacaaatactaaaaacagaataaaataaagatttaaatggggctcccatacaacaaacgtgatttttgaccaaagttaagcaacgtcgggaggggtcagtacttggatgggtgaccgttttttttttgtttttgtttttttttcattatggtacggaacccttcgtgcgcgagtccgactcgcacttgcacggttttttattttttttcgaaaCGGTGTTTCTGCTATACACCAAAACCGAGGTTTTTCCTAAGTCTATTTATTATTACGTTATTCAAATCTATCAGGATTGCCTAAGAATAAATAAAAGGATCTATTGTATTCAAGACTTTTTAATGCTATCCCGATTTTTTTGCTCTTTGTACATTTTTATGACTTTCTTCCCTGGCACTAAACCCTGGCTGAGACCGGGTCTCTTCAGCTTTCTCCTGTCTGCTTCACCCTCCCAAGTATCTTCCTCATTATCCAAAACCACTTGTGGTGGTGGAACAGAGGTCATTGTTCCTGAACCTTCGCAGACAACTGTTTTCAATTTCTGAAATGAGAGAATTCGATTTTTTGAGATGGCATTTGAAGTGGTGAGAAAAAGGTTAAGTAATAGTACTAAAATGGCTTAAAATACCGTCATATAGTAGGTATCGTACAACTTGAATCATAATTCAGTTAGTAATAGCCTTTATTTCCtgcgtttttgttatttttacactttctttgttattacacttatttattaaattattatttgtatctccttagatttcacgggcctttaatcccggtcttttgataggcctgcgtggggatatagatccaacacatagaggccctttggagagctttgatgtcatgtagaacccCTGCTATTATTTTTTCAGTCAGTTATGTAAGTCAATTCAGTTATATAAGATATAAAAaaatttactgtaaaatcaattCATATTCATTCCAGCTCTCATGACTGAACTGAACTAAAAGACCGAACTAGTTCGCTTGGCCAATTGACCGAGAGTGGAGCATTCTCCATAGTGACCAAGCAGGCACAAGcctacaaatatctgaacaaagcctctatttttaaaatgtttcacATTTCCAAGTGGTAAAATGCCACCCCTATCGAATAGCACAAAGGTTGATACTGGGTTGCACATGAATTGACATCTTAGACACTCAAAGGGTTAAGGGATAAATTATAATAGTACCAGGTCCCTTACCTGTTTCTCTGCTTGCAGCTCCTCAGCAGTTTTCTGAATATCAGAATCATGTGCATATTTGCAGTTGTGCCCAAACCGACACCTCCCTTTCCGGTAGTTCCAGCATATCTTCTTGCCATTGATCATCTGTGTGTTGGCTTTGCCTGGAACCTTAACAGTCATGGCCTATGTACTTGACGATTGTATGCACAATTAGATACAATGCTTTCCTATTTGACCTTAAAATAggtaaaaatacctattttaagGTCAAATGTTGTACCAAAAGAAAACATTTTCATaatcatgtacagtcgccatcagatatatcggagctgccgaggtgctcaaaaatatctgaacacgcactctagcgtcttgacaatagaggcgtgttcagatatatgtgagcaccttggccgctccgattaatctgatggcgactgtactttagtgAAAATAAAAAGAGAATATAATTATGATATAATATTCTGGCAAAACGTAAACAACCATGTCTACTTTTTTTTACATGACATCAAGTGGATGTTAAGAGTAATTTGTTTACAAAATCTCCTAGTTTTAAAGTTTTAAGAGCAATAGAAAGTCAACATATACCATTTTGACGTGTTTCTCCAATATCGCTGCCTTGGCCAATTCAGCTTCGACGAATGGGTTCGAGAACACTGAAGTTTGTAGCGAGCTCTCTCCAAGCGCTGGTTTTGGTAACTTTGGTTTGGAAGCATCCTCAGTAGGCCTACAAATAAACATTGACGTCTGTAACTACGAATTTGATGATCGTTGTCCCTGCATTCTATAAACATTCAGCAACAATACAATAAGTATATTACATTTGTTACGAAAGCATGAAGATTACAAGATTGTGCAAGAGGGCTATGCATTCAATACTGAAATACTCACTTTTCGTCTGGAGATTCTTCGTTATCCTCATCAGAACTCCCCGATGATGACGTACCATAATCTAGTAAAGCGTTCATATTCACAA from Cydia fagiglandana chromosome 6, ilCydFagi1.1, whole genome shotgun sequence includes:
- the LOC134665052 gene encoding uncharacterized protein LOC134665052 — translated: MNALLDYGTSSSGSSDEDNEESPDEKPTEDASKPKLPKPALGESSLQTSVFSNPFVEAELAKAAILEKHVKMVPGKANTQMINGKKICWNYRKGRCRFGHNCKYAHDSDIQKTAEELQAEKQKLKTVVCEGSGTMTSVPPPQVVLDNEEDTWEGEADRRKLKRPGLSQGLVPGKKVIKMYKEQKNRDSIKKS